TGTTTATCGCAAGATCATAGAAGCCAAGAAGGCTGAGTGGAAAGAGTTCCGCACCTGCGTGACAAAGTGGGAACTTGATAAATACCTCAATAATTTCTGATCAGGAAACCGTACCGGCTAATACTATTTATATAAAACAAGGATTGTTGAGGTTGGATTTGTGAATATTATCGTTGCTTTTGCCAAGGCAGAAGATGCCCATAAATTCAAAAGCATATTGCTCCGTGGCGGATTTGACAACATTACAGCTGTCACTTCCGGCATGCAGGCGCTTTCCGCCATGGAGGACCTTGGAAGCGGTGTCATTGTATGTGGCTACCGCTTAAGTGACATGCTCTATTCCGACCTTGTTGAAGATTTGCCCGGATACTTTCAAATGCTCATGATCGCTTCTGCTGACAAATCTCCTGCAGGCAACGATAATTCGCGCCTCATTTATCTTCCGACACCTGTAACCAAAGAAAATCTCTATTCCACCCTCAGTATGATGATGGAGGGAGTTTCCAGAGCCCGTCAGAAAGCAAAACAGCACCGCTTAAGTAGAAGCGATGCTGATAAACAGGTCATAAATAAAGCCAAGGAAATTCTTATGGATAAGCATCATATGACAGAGCCCGAAGCTCATAAGTATCTTCAGAAATGCTCCATGGAGTCCGGCTGCAACATGGTGGAAGCAGCCGAGATGGTATTATCCCTTGGCAATATGTGAGTATTGCACGATAATCATGTATTATTTGCTGTATTTCTGCGGTACTCAGTAGGTGATACTCCAACAAATTCCTTAAAGTTCTTCATAAAGTGTTTGTCATTGTCGTATCCAACCTTCTGTCCAATCTCATTAACTCTCATATCTGTTTCCTTGAGAAGGCGTTTAGCTTCGTCAATTCTGAGTTCCCTGATATAAGAGACAAAGTTTATTCCTGTATA
The sequence above is a segment of the Butyrivibrio proteoclasticus B316 genome. Coding sequences within it:
- a CDS encoding ANTAR domain-containing response regulator, whose protein sequence is MNIIVAFAKAEDAHKFKSILLRGGFDNITAVTSGMQALSAMEDLGSGVIVCGYRLSDMLYSDLVEDLPGYFQMLMIASADKSPAGNDNSRLIYLPTPVTKENLYSTLSMMMEGVSRARQKAKQHRLSRSDADKQVINKAKEILMDKHHMTEPEAHKYLQKCSMESGCNMVEAAEMVLSLGNM